Proteins encoded in a region of the Ignavibacteria bacterium genome:
- a CDS encoding nicotinate-nucleotide adenylyltransferase produces the protein MKRIGILGGSFNPVHMGHLIIANTVLEKLNLDKVLFIPCYLPALKSSKNFAEPKDRFKMLSLAIKSNPKFEVSKIEIARRGTSYTIDTLRELENENSKYYFIIGADNVRDFFRWKEPNEILKRAELVVTNRGGFETDIPKKLLGKKILQCQIPNIEISSSDIRQRIASKKSIKYLVQREIENFIIKNKLYTKRRNI, from the coding sequence TTGAAACGTATAGGAATTTTAGGCGGCTCATTTAATCCTGTTCACATGGGACATTTGATAATTGCCAATACAGTTTTAGAGAAACTGAATCTTGATAAAGTCCTTTTCATTCCCTGCTATTTGCCTGCTTTAAAATCTTCCAAAAACTTTGCTGAACCGAAAGATAGATTTAAAATGTTAAGTTTGGCGATTAAGTCAAATCCCAAATTTGAAGTATCAAAAATTGAAATAGCTCGGCGGGGAACTTCGTATACTATTGATACTTTGCGTGAATTAGAAAATGAGAATTCGAAATATTATTTTATTATTGGTGCAGACAATGTCAGAGACTTTTTTCGCTGGAAAGAGCCGAATGAAATTTTGAAACGCGCTGAACTTGTGGTAACAAATCGCGGCGGTTTTGAAACTGACATTCCAAAGAAACTTTTAGGCAAAAAAATTTTGCAGTGCCAAATTCCCAACATTGAAATTTCAAGTTCAGACATTCGGCAGAGAATTGCTTCTAAAAAGTCCATAAAGTATCTTGTCCAAAGGGAAATTGAAAATTTTATTATTAAAAATAAACTTTATACTAAGAGGAGAAATATTTGA
- a CDS encoding NAD-dependent epimerase/dehydratase family protein — MKILVTGGAGFIGSNVADSLIEAGHEVVILDNLSTGKISNVNRNAKFIKGSITDDLGGLFGAEKFDIVNHHAAQIDVRKSVSDPIFDANINILGSINLLQNCVRYGVKKFMFASTGGAVYGEQDYFPADELHNAQPCSPYGISKLSVEKYLFFYNQTHGLNYTILRYANIYGPRQNPLGEAGVISIFLDKILANQQPIINGDGKQTRDYVFVKDVVKSNLMTLEDTTSDIYNVGTAIETDVNQLFNLINNNFSNKVEEVHGDAKAGEQLRSVITSEKMFKKFGWKPSTQLSGGIKATIEFFKNTNPNAL, encoded by the coding sequence TTGAAAATTTTAGTTACTGGCGGAGCTGGATTTATCGGCTCCAATGTTGCAGATTCTTTAATCGAAGCTGGGCATGAAGTTGTAATTTTAGATAATCTTTCTACTGGAAAAATTTCAAACGTAAATCGGAATGCAAAATTCATAAAAGGAAGCATTACGGATGACTTGGGTGGATTGTTCGGGGCAGAAAAGTTTGACATCGTTAATCATCATGCGGCTCAAATTGATGTGCGCAAATCAGTTTCCGATCCAATTTTCGATGCGAATATCAATATCCTCGGTAGTATTAATCTTCTCCAAAATTGCGTGAGGTATGGAGTGAAAAAATTTATGTTTGCCTCCACAGGTGGAGCTGTTTATGGTGAGCAAGATTATTTTCCAGCCGATGAACTTCACAATGCGCAGCCATGCTCTCCCTACGGCATTTCAAAACTCTCTGTGGAAAAATATTTATTCTTTTATAATCAAACTCACGGATTGAATTATACAATTCTCCGTTATGCGAATATTTATGGTCCGCGTCAAAATCCGCTCGGAGAAGCTGGCGTCATTTCAATCTTCTTGGATAAAATCTTGGCAAATCAGCAGCCAATTATTAACGGCGATGGCAAACAAACGAGAGATTATGTTTTTGTTAAAGACGTCGTAAAATCAAATCTTATGACTCTGGAGGATACTACCTCAGACATTTATAATGTTGGGACAGCAATTGAAACTGATGTAAATCAGTTGTTCAATTTAATAAATAATAATTTCAGCAATAAAGTTGAAGAAGTTCATGGCGATGCAAAAGCCGGCGAACAGCTGCGAAGTGTAATTACATCTGAGAAAATGTTCAAGAAATTTGGTTGGAAACCTTCCACTCAACTTTCAGGTGGAATTAAAGCTACTATAGAATTTTTTAAAAATACAAATCCGAATGCACTTTAA
- the meaB gene encoding methylmalonyl Co-A mutase-associated GTPase MeaB — MHFNGLLEKILSGERRAISRALSEVENSTPTGEKILEGIAYRIGHSYRIGITGPPGAGKSSLTNQLTKLLVEKGFKVGIVAVDPTSPFTGGALLGDRVRMSEIGINQNVFIRSMASRGSLGGLSQKASDAGDIFDAAQFDFTIFETVGVGQSELDVAKSVDTTIVVLVPESGDSIQAMKAGLMEISDVFVINKSDRVGADQAVTALQVILSMRNHDENTWIPPIVKTVASENKGIDLLNEQIVKHKKHLTEKKLFESRRLERLKNKIKDLVVSNLRKEFWNDDRKLILESKVQNVLEGKVSPAKVVKDLIDDFKSSVIY, encoded by the coding sequence ATGCACTTTAACGGATTACTTGAAAAAATATTATCTGGGGAAAGAAGAGCGATTTCCCGCGCTTTATCGGAAGTAGAAAATTCTACTCCTACCGGTGAAAAGATTTTGGAAGGAATAGCATATAGAATCGGGCATTCCTACCGCATCGGAATAACCGGGCCGCCTGGGGCTGGAAAAAGTTCTTTAACGAACCAGTTAACAAAACTTTTAGTCGAAAAAGGATTTAAAGTTGGAATAGTGGCTGTTGATCCGACTTCTCCCTTCACGGGGGGTGCTTTGCTCGGCGACAGAGTCAGAATGAGTGAAATCGGTATAAATCAAAATGTTTTCATTCGCAGTATGGCATCTCGAGGAAGTCTTGGCGGTTTAAGTCAAAAAGCATCTGATGCAGGAGATATTTTTGATGCTGCTCAATTTGACTTTACGATTTTTGAAACCGTTGGAGTCGGACAATCTGAACTTGATGTTGCCAAATCTGTTGATACAACGATTGTAGTTCTTGTTCCTGAATCTGGTGATTCAATTCAAGCAATGAAAGCCGGTTTGATGGAAATCAGTGATGTATTTGTAATTAATAAATCTGATCGCGTTGGTGCAGATCAGGCCGTTACTGCGCTGCAGGTAATTCTGTCTATGAGAAATCATGATGAAAATACTTGGATCCCACCAATCGTAAAAACTGTTGCTTCCGAAAATAAAGGTATCGATTTATTAAATGAGCAAATTGTAAAACACAAAAAACATCTAACTGAAAAAAAATTGTTCGAATCAAGAAGACTTGAGAGATTAAAAAATAAAATTAAAGATCTCGTTGTTAGCAATTTACGGAAAGAATTCTGGAACGATGATCGAAAGTTAATCTTGGAATCGAAAGTTCAAAATGTATTAGAGGGGAAAGTATCTCCTGCAAAAGTCGTTAAAGATTTAATAGACGACTTTAAATCATCAGTAATTTATTAG
- a CDS encoding acyl-CoA dehydrogenase, producing MFEFKLNEQQLLIQQTIRDFAEAEIRPVVMKFDETQEFPIDIFKKLGEMGFLGILVPEEYGGSGFGYTEYALIVEELAKVDPSVSLSLAAHNGLCTNHILLFGSETQKKKYLPDLTSGRKIGTWCLTEAVSGSDASSLLTYAEKKANKFILNGSKTFATHGTVGEIAVIMAKTDKEKQKKNISAFIAEKDYPGYLIGKKENKLGCRASDTSQLTFENLEVPFENLLGEEGEGFHNAMKVLEGGRISIAAMALGLAQGAYEATVKYAKERFQFKKPLADFQAIQFKLADMKTAIEASRLLVFRAAWMKDNGQSINLPASQAKLFASEAAVKITEQAIQIHGGYGFTKDFPVEKYYRDVKLTTIGEGTSEIQRIVISRSILETL from the coding sequence ATGTTTGAATTTAAACTAAATGAACAGCAGTTACTGATTCAACAAACCATCCGTGATTTTGCTGAAGCAGAAATTCGTCCGGTGGTAATGAAATTTGATGAGACTCAAGAATTTCCAATTGATATTTTCAAAAAGTTAGGTGAAATGGGTTTTCTGGGAATTCTTGTACCGGAGGAATATGGCGGAAGCGGATTCGGCTATACTGAATATGCCTTAATTGTTGAAGAGCTCGCAAAAGTTGATCCATCTGTCTCACTTTCTCTCGCTGCACATAATGGCTTATGCACTAATCATATTTTACTTTTCGGAAGTGAAACTCAAAAGAAAAAATATTTACCCGACCTCACCTCCGGTAGAAAAATTGGGACTTGGTGCTTAACTGAAGCAGTTTCCGGCAGTGATGCAAGCAGCTTATTAACATACGCAGAGAAGAAGGCAAATAAATTTATTCTTAATGGGAGTAAAACGTTCGCAACTCACGGCACTGTCGGTGAAATTGCAGTGATCATGGCAAAAACAGATAAGGAGAAACAGAAAAAAAATATATCTGCTTTTATCGCTGAGAAAGATTATCCAGGATACCTAATTGGGAAAAAAGAAAATAAACTTGGATGCCGTGCAAGTGATACCAGTCAACTAACTTTTGAAAATCTAGAAGTTCCATTCGAAAACTTACTAGGTGAAGAAGGCGAAGGATTTCATAATGCAATGAAAGTTCTTGAAGGCGGAAGAATTTCTATTGCCGCGATGGCGCTTGGTCTTGCACAAGGCGCATACGAAGCAACTGTCAAATACGCAAAGGAGAGATTTCAATTCAAAAAGCCGCTGGCAGATTTTCAGGCGATACAATTCAAATTAGCAGATATGAAAACCGCAATTGAAGCTTCTAGATTATTAGTATTTCGAGCTGCGTGGATGAAAGATAACGGTCAGTCGATCAATTTACCTGCCTCTCAAGCAAAGTTATTTGCAAGTGAAGCAGCGGTGAAAATAACCGAACAAGCGATTCAAATTCATGGCGGTTATGGTTTTACCAAAGATTTTCCAGTTGAAAAATATTACCGCGATGTTAAATTGACTACAATCGGTGAAGGAACATCCGAAATTCAAAGGATTGTTATTTCCAGAAGCATCTTGGAAACTTTATGA